The following are encoded together in the Candidatus Woesebacteria bacterium genome:
- a CDS encoding oligosaccharide repeat unit polymerase, with amino-acid sequence MQKKTDKIRINIPGTYKVADVAFFIIGLLIPVIIVFYPLIIHTDLSWGDAPNFTNREFTDLFSEPYSWINRDGNLGTIDPRLFIKPILMLYGIMGKYLGLPNNIIINLLFFFPAIILSLIGPIYLAKKLKYPPLVWFFASLFYTLNTYFILLIDGGQVGVALSYGIFPFTILTLTNVISKLSPKKYFLALFVLTLNTIADPRIALIALFVALLVGFIEAPGKWRLIIKNLLLIVLPWICINSYWIIPLVKIHPENSASFVTNLNFISFVNGIFFYQPHWYKNIFGEITYPAWYFLLIPVTVFGNLFSSKDKRELKIILILLFLIFLLKGATPPMGNIYSFAVTNLPFGESFRDNSKFFVPVMLLAGISMGSFLTTICDKLSKHTLLGKSITLFAYIYLLFLVAPAMLGNMNFVLSIRNYPDELSEINTILSEDHEYYRSLWFPDKHPSTFETENNPALNASDMPNLRPLANLTVGSSDKYNYIYQTDKYIAWYRLLGIKYLVLSKDHRNPYKLNGEEQKDWNRLQMALNNNTELKKERDSNDISFYKIDNSVPRIFKADELLAVVGPEIETEFGDDGLPNKINAYFEDGLWNPLLLDKIASESATIIFNGTNEDDFTMTFLQKDYVDPKKFASEWAYFNNDKYLDFKYQLLIRGIKTKTFDYRLGSFLSEKIGEKIVVNFGEVQDASYILAIRSLGGMDSKLRYEIGNEQGEIVSEAFNKDSGETQFRWFTQGIKLFDGDNKLTITNLGGINSVNTVALITADEWNKAKNHSSTYMAHFGVRVYADDTNDKPPASSNLEFEKKNPTVYELSPQKENGWIVFTDAFHPGWRITYLQSTSLSIPAYSMVNAFYIKPSNSPYKLEFGPQVYVRWGLYYTTLSLVVIAIVALWFSPEKKVQHDNKN; translated from the coding sequence ATGCAAAAGAAAACTGACAAGATTCGCATTAATATACCAGGGACTTATAAGGTCGCCGATGTAGCGTTTTTTATTATTGGTTTACTTATTCCTGTTATTATCGTTTTCTATCCCCTCATTATTCACACCGATTTGTCGTGGGGTGATGCACCCAACTTTACGAATCGTGAGTTTACCGATCTTTTCAGTGAACCGTATTCCTGGATAAACAGAGATGGTAATTTAGGAACAATCGATCCGAGGCTTTTTATTAAACCAATCCTAATGCTCTATGGAATTATGGGTAAATACCTCGGTTTGCCCAACAATATAATCATTAACTTATTATTTTTCTTCCCAGCAATCATCCTTTCACTTATTGGGCCTATTTATCTTGCAAAAAAATTAAAGTATCCACCGTTGGTATGGTTTTTTGCTTCGTTGTTTTACACACTAAATACATATTTCATACTACTAATTGATGGTGGTCAGGTTGGTGTTGCACTTTCTTATGGAATATTTCCATTCACGATACTGACACTAACCAACGTTATTTCCAAATTATCCCCGAAAAAATATTTCCTTGCTCTTTTTGTTCTCACTCTAAATACGATTGCCGATCCACGGATCGCATTGATTGCTCTTTTTGTTGCATTACTTGTGGGTTTTATCGAAGCACCCGGTAAATGGCGTTTGATAATAAAAAATCTATTGTTAATTGTGTTGCCTTGGATATGTATTAATTCGTATTGGATAATTCCTTTAGTAAAAATTCATCCTGAAAATTCAGCTTCCTTTGTCACCAATTTGAATTTTATTTCGTTTGTGAACGGCATATTTTTCTATCAGCCTCATTGGTATAAAAATATCTTTGGCGAAATCACGTACCCTGCATGGTATTTTTTACTAATTCCTGTTACGGTTTTTGGAAATTTGTTTAGCAGTAAAGATAAGCGTGAACTTAAAATCATTCTTATCTTGCTATTTTTGATTTTCTTACTTAAGGGGGCAACTCCGCCAATGGGAAATATATACTCGTTTGCAGTAACGAATTTACCGTTTGGTGAGTCGTTTCGAGATAACAGTAAATTTTTTGTTCCGGTAATGTTACTTGCGGGAATTTCAATGGGTAGTTTTCTAACTACAATTTGCGACAAGTTGTCAAAACATACGCTTCTTGGTAAAAGTATTACTTTATTTGCGTATATTTATCTACTCTTCCTGGTAGCGCCGGCGATGCTCGGGAATATGAATTTTGTTTTGTCGATAAGAAATTACCCCGATGAACTAAGTGAAATAAACACCATATTAAGTGAGGATCATGAATATTATCGCTCACTCTGGTTCCCGGACAAACATCCTTCGACCTTTGAAACCGAGAACAACCCAGCTTTAAATGCAAGTGATATGCCTAATCTTCGACCTCTGGCTAATCTGACTGTTGGAAGTTCAGATAAATATAATTACATTTATCAAACCGATAAATATATAGCTTGGTATCGATTGTTGGGAATTAAGTATCTTGTATTATCCAAAGATCACAGAAATCCATATAAGTTAAATGGAGAAGAACAAAAAGATTGGAACAGATTGCAAATGGCACTAAACAATAATACTGAGTTGAAAAAAGAACGCGACAGTAACGATATTTCCTTTTATAAAATTGATAATAGTGTACCAAGAATATTTAAGGCGGATGAACTACTGGCTGTAGTCGGACCTGAGATTGAAACCGAGTTTGGCGATGATGGTTTGCCTAACAAAATCAACGCGTATTTCGAAGACGGTCTGTGGAATCCGCTTTTGCTGGATAAAATTGCTTCAGAAAGCGCAACCATTATTTTTAATGGAACCAACGAGGATGATTTTACAATGACTTTTCTACAAAAGGATTATGTTGACCCTAAAAAATTTGCGAGTGAATGGGCGTATTTTAATAATGATAAATATTTAGATTTTAAATACCAGTTATTAATTCGAGGCATTAAAACAAAAACTTTTGATTATCGTCTGGGATCATTTCTCTCAGAAAAAATTGGTGAAAAAATTGTCGTTAATTTTGGCGAAGTACAGGATGCCAGTTATATTCTTGCGATACGAAGTTTGGGGGGCATGGATTCGAAATTAAGATATGAAATAGGCAATGAACAAGGTGAGATTGTAAGTGAAGCTTTTAATAAAGATAGTGGTGAGACGCAATTCAGATGGTTCACACAAGGCATTAAACTATTTGATGGTGACAATAAACTTACGATTACAAATCTAGGTGGAATAAATTCTGTTAATACAGTCGCACTTATTACCGCCGATGAATGGAATAAAGCAAAAAACCATTCCTCGACTTACATGGCTCACTTTGGTGTGCGTGTGTATGCTGATGATACAAATGATAAACCACCCGCATCTAGCAATCTAGAATTTGAAAAGAAAAACCCGACTGTGTATGAGTTAAGTCCACAAAAAGAAAACGGATGGATTGTATTTACCGACGCATTCCATCCCGGTTGGAGAATTACATATTTACAAAGTACGTCATTAAGCATCCCAGCGTATTCCATGGTAAATGCTTTTTATATAAAACCATCAAACTCTCCATATAAACTGGAATTCGGACCACAAGTGTATGTAAGATGGGGTTTGTATTACACGACATTGTCTCTTGTTGTTATAGCCATTGTCGCGCTTTGGTTTAGTCCTGAAAAAAAAGTTCAACATGATAACAAAAATTAG
- a CDS encoding glycosyltransferase family 39 protein — MKLVIYKNYKIILILVLSSLLRFSNLPAKITFTADEAYLSYVAQTLIKNFHIIWIGWSALGFDVYLGPLWIYVIYPFLYLSHGNPIILGYISGFLGVLTTFAIYKIGSKFFNHQVAILSSLSYALLPLLIYYDQKPYPPAIPLISLLVTFALLKVRKSAKWWVVISFLYGLVFNIHLSLVLLAFPILYALFTGKKYLNKKILVSSFLVFIVTVSPLIVFDYYKKGYNIQAPLRAFNASQNSTEKTSGHYDELFSSFGRIWYLNSFSEVADEIIPTCKENALSTYSRPPLGISIVSLAIFISFALNKKTWKDYSRKMLLFVSLTFIIPFTLVTVINPVEYYLLGFFPILLIITSVVIYDQRKIVKMFLLLLMFSCLIYAPFVTLRANTNYGLEAKKELAQQVAQLVDGKPYYLQARGGCQSVGGWRYLFSIYGQRPAKSYDDVSFGWLYPDEITSEKSVYEVLVVEKRASDHTNLYTNYVNKVTSGGYEALIYKISD, encoded by the coding sequence ATGAAATTAGTAATTTACAAAAACTACAAGATTATTTTAATATTAGTACTTTCTAGTTTACTACGTTTTTCCAACTTGCCTGCAAAAATTACTTTTACCGCAGATGAAGCATATCTGTCCTACGTCGCCCAAACACTGATTAAAAACTTCCACATCATATGGATTGGTTGGAGTGCATTAGGGTTTGACGTTTACTTAGGGCCCTTATGGATATATGTCATTTATCCATTTCTATATTTATCGCACGGAAATCCCATTATTCTGGGTTATATTTCCGGTTTTCTTGGAGTACTAACAACTTTTGCAATTTATAAAATCGGCTCTAAATTTTTTAATCACCAAGTAGCCATCTTGTCATCACTAAGTTACGCACTATTGCCCTTATTAATTTATTATGATCAAAAACCTTATCCACCCGCCATACCACTTATTAGTCTTCTTGTGACATTTGCTTTACTGAAAGTAAGAAAAAGCGCCAAGTGGTGGGTCGTAATTTCATTTCTTTATGGACTGGTTTTTAATATTCACCTTTCATTGGTTTTACTTGCTTTTCCTATCCTTTACGCATTATTTACTGGAAAAAAATATCTTAACAAAAAAATATTAGTCAGTTCATTTCTGGTATTTATTGTTACCGTTTCACCGCTTATTGTTTTTGATTATTATAAGAAAGGGTACAACATACAAGCTCCCCTAAGAGCGTTTAATGCTAGTCAAAACTCTACCGAAAAAACCTCCGGTCATTACGACGAATTGTTTTCTTCCTTTGGACGAATTTGGTATTTGAATTCATTTAGTGAAGTCGCCGACGAAATAATACCAACATGCAAAGAAAATGCGCTATCGACTTACTCACGACCTCCGCTTGGCATATCTATCGTTTCGTTGGCAATTTTTATATCCTTTGCTCTTAATAAAAAAACATGGAAGGATTATTCGCGTAAAATGTTACTTTTTGTCAGTTTAACATTTATCATTCCTTTTACGTTAGTTACCGTTATTAATCCTGTTGAATATTATCTGCTGGGGTTTTTCCCGATTTTACTCATTATTACATCAGTAGTTATTTACGACCAAAGAAAAATAGTCAAGATGTTTTTATTGCTACTTATGTTTTCGTGTTTGATCTATGCACCATTCGTAACCCTAAGAGCAAATACAAATTACGGTCTTGAGGCAAAAAAAGAACTGGCTCAACAAGTTGCCCAATTAGTCGACGGCAAACCTTATTACCTGCAAGCCCGTGGCGGTTGTCAAAGCGTGGGTGGATGGCGATATCTTTTTTCCATCTATGGGCAACGACCCGCAAAAAGCTATGACGACGTAAGTTTTGGCTGGCTTTATCCTGATGAAATAACAAGTGAAAAAAGCGTTTACGAAGTATTAGTTGTTGAGAAACGGGCAAGTGATCACACTAATTTATATACTAATTACGTTAACAAGGTAACATCCGGGGGTTATGAGGCTTTGATTTATAAAATTAGTGATTAG
- a CDS encoding glycosyltransferase family 2 protein, with protein sequence MYKGKTVSLVLATYREKKTIRRVIESFQKTQFVDEIIVVNNNAQKGTDQEVNKTGVKIVYEDRQGYGYAFQKGLNTARGDLIVACEPDGSFLAKDLERLLVYSNDFEVVLGSRTSLISSLSGAGMGVFRKFANVIEAKTIEVLFNTNALTDVGCTYKLFSRKALNILKRKWGFEKSPLFNTQLTLLTVSNKLSFVEVPVTYLQRVGESAIVGNYLQTVKWAIFIQTYILVFWTRYISKKLHT encoded by the coding sequence ATGTATAAAGGAAAAACAGTCTCTTTAGTTTTAGCCACATACCGCGAGAAAAAAACGATTCGCAGAGTAATCGAAAGTTTTCAAAAAACACAATTTGTTGATGAAATCATAGTAGTAAACAATAATGCCCAAAAAGGTACAGACCAAGAAGTAAATAAAACCGGTGTAAAAATAGTATACGAAGATCGCCAGGGATATGGATATGCCTTTCAGAAGGGATTAAACACGGCAAGAGGTGATCTTATAGTGGCGTGTGAACCGGATGGAAGCTTTTTGGCAAAAGACCTGGAGCGACTACTGGTTTACTCAAATGATTTTGAAGTAGTACTTGGTTCACGTACGAGTTTAATTTCGTCACTCTCCGGTGCCGGTATGGGCGTGTTTCGTAAATTTGCCAATGTAATTGAAGCAAAAACTATTGAAGTGCTTTTTAATACCAACGCTTTAACGGATGTGGGCTGTACTTATAAATTGTTTTCTAGAAAAGCTCTAAATATTCTTAAAAGGAAGTGGGGATTTGAGAAGTCGCCTCTTTTTAATACTCAATTAACCTTACTTACCGTTTCCAACAAACTTTCATTCGTTGAAGTACCTGTAACATATTTACAAAGAGTCGGTGAATCGGCGATAGTCGGCAACTATTTGCAAACCGTTAAATGGGCGATATTTATTCAAACATATATTCTGGTATTTTGGACTAGGTATATATCAAAAAAGTTACACACCTAA
- a CDS encoding DUF3367 domain-containing protein has translation MKQIIKEHWLTIIMFAMSLTPLLWFVGRPDVIINGLDTNFPLDPLVWFERRFFVWNDTIGTGADATTSTSGWFFHLIQVIPHVLGFNLRHVQIISLVFWFSSIVFGSYYLSRTFLKNNKLAQLILVFIYTYNIYLFNTWENVKVANLAVMVGLPLFIGLANRYVFDALSNGKLLFYSVLFSMITSGAGINPAYIITLMGGVIIYFLTILPFRKREIRHIFLGAMLMSVVIIMSNLYWVVPFSHFMLADRAVLTLENIGYTNWVAALSENTSLLNVIRLQGAWDWYAVDQSGFPMYIPYALNYFYKLPFILFSFVVPTLVIISYILLNNKKNYLYVYTGIMLVIGIFMGAGLHEPTGSLYNLMAKYIPYFSFFRSPWYIFTPYVILAYAVLSGLLVENILKRFGDKKILNIILGKRLIYLGVVIFVIGGLLYEYPLITGKIFRPQKSDSFFVKIPDYVWETKKYLDNSESSARIVVYPEDELEQFKWGYRGTETVLNLFSSKETVAPSFVFLGKGLKPILQGIYNNIKQENYDSVFKSLSFLNADTLFMKNDAVSIYHSKEIPEKDKLVFGEWTFYQNADYPGKILTANGLYTNNSDDSVFDTLLPYLDPNRVITLAGDSEVNKIDNSQDIKKNIFQLDNTTYGSNPVGNRQRYLINVPEGIYELAIEKRGYNGSDLSVIFPDLLNKDTEIVETDTFYILKNIKVTQGEHNVDIVYPENSNLISKDLVLKGNENLHIKGEELLNNDNVLIVFNDGINEKSLIVPVDEFNPYANYLFSYEYKYIYGNTPNVNIVQESGAAKYKVLPTKVDEDTDWNKKEIFVEPVRASSTMNVVIEIPVDSREKRSKTYFENISFKRIYDNKLFLIEQNADTIHTPTVSFTKVNPTKYKVKVENINDNYLLVFLEKYSPNWNIVSASYLGKPLHFSAHGYANAWYMPGNSTTQEFTIFYTTQKYYYFGLFVSLATVVICVLIFPLYNYVKRSKKVHK, from the coding sequence ATGAAACAAATAATTAAAGAGCATTGGCTTACAATTATAATGTTTGCCATGTCACTAACTCCATTGCTGTGGTTTGTTGGTAGACCCGATGTCATCATTAATGGACTAGATACCAACTTTCCACTTGATCCTCTGGTCTGGTTTGAAAGACGCTTTTTTGTTTGGAATGACACAATTGGAACCGGCGCGGATGCGACAACGTCAACTTCCGGTTGGTTTTTTCATTTGATTCAAGTTATACCTCATGTTTTGGGATTTAATTTACGGCATGTGCAAATAATCTCACTTGTATTTTGGTTTTCTTCAATTGTTTTTGGTTCTTATTATCTTTCGCGAACCTTTCTTAAAAACAATAAACTTGCTCAGCTAATACTTGTATTTATTTATACATATAATATTTATTTGTTCAACACATGGGAAAACGTTAAAGTTGCTAACCTCGCAGTTATGGTAGGTTTACCGCTATTTATTGGGTTAGCCAATCGATATGTATTTGATGCCCTATCGAATGGGAAGTTACTCTTTTATAGTGTTTTGTTTTCCATGATTACTTCAGGTGCCGGGATAAATCCTGCATATATTATTACATTAATGGGTGGAGTGATAATTTACTTTCTAACAATATTACCTTTTAGAAAACGAGAAATCAGACATATCTTCTTAGGTGCAATGTTAATGAGTGTAGTTATCATTATGTCAAATTTATATTGGGTTGTACCGTTTTCGCACTTTATGCTAGCGGATCGAGCAGTATTAACTCTGGAGAATATTGGATATACAAACTGGGTTGCGGCATTATCTGAAAACACCAGCCTTCTGAATGTTATTAGATTACAAGGAGCTTGGGATTGGTATGCCGTTGATCAATCGGGTTTTCCGATGTATATTCCATACGCATTAAACTATTTTTATAAACTCCCCTTTATTCTGTTTAGTTTTGTTGTTCCAACGCTTGTAATTATTTCCTACATCTTACTAAACAATAAGAAAAACTATTTGTATGTATATACAGGAATTATGTTGGTAATCGGTATCTTTATGGGAGCCGGATTACATGAACCAACAGGTAGTTTATATAATTTGATGGCTAAATATATACCGTACTTTTCGTTTTTCAGAAGTCCATGGTATATATTTACGCCTTACGTGATATTGGCATATGCCGTGCTTTCCGGATTACTTGTTGAAAATATATTAAAAAGGTTTGGTGACAAGAAAATTCTCAATATAATACTTGGCAAGCGCTTGATATATTTGGGAGTAGTAATTTTTGTAATTGGAGGCTTACTTTATGAGTATCCACTTATAACAGGTAAAATATTTCGTCCACAAAAATCAGATAGTTTTTTTGTTAAAATCCCCGACTATGTATGGGAAACAAAAAAATATCTTGATAATAGTGAGAGTAGTGCTCGTATCGTTGTTTATCCCGAGGATGAACTGGAACAGTTTAAATGGGGATATAGGGGTACAGAAACCGTTCTTAATCTATTTTCGTCCAAAGAAACCGTGGCACCATCCTTTGTTTTTCTGGGTAAGGGACTAAAGCCTATATTGCAAGGAATCTATAATAATATCAAACAGGAGAATTACGACTCGGTATTTAAGTCTCTATCGTTTTTGAATGCTGATACTTTATTCATGAAAAATGACGCCGTATCCATATATCATTCAAAAGAAATACCGGAAAAAGATAAACTGGTTTTCGGTGAATGGACTTTTTACCAAAATGCTGACTATCCTGGTAAAATTCTTACTGCAAACGGACTATATACAAATAATTCTGATGATTCTGTATTTGATACGTTACTGCCATATCTTGATCCAAATCGCGTAATTACTCTCGCTGGTGACAGTGAAGTAAATAAGATAGATAATTCGCAAGATATCAAGAAAAACATATTCCAGTTAGACAATACGACCTATGGCAGTAATCCGGTTGGAAATCGTCAAAGGTATTTAATAAATGTTCCTGAGGGAATTTATGAATTAGCGATCGAAAAAAGAGGTTACAACGGAAGTGATCTAAGCGTAATTTTCCCGGATCTGTTAAATAAAGATACAGAAATTGTTGAAACCGATACATTTTACATACTCAAAAATATTAAGGTCACGCAGGGTGAACATAATGTGGATATTGTTTATCCTGAGAACAGTAACCTGATCAGCAAAGATCTGGTATTAAAGGGAAATGAAAATCTCCATATCAAAGGAGAAGAATTATTGAATAACGACAATGTGTTGATCGTGTTTAATGATGGTATTAATGAGAAGAGTCTAATTGTCCCGGTAGATGAATTCAATCCATACGCCAATTATCTGTTCTCATATGAATACAAATATATCTATGGTAATACACCGAATGTTAATATAGTCCAAGAAAGCGGAGCTGCGAAGTATAAGGTTTTACCCACTAAAGTCGATGAAGATACCGATTGGAATAAAAAAGAAATTTTTGTTGAACCAGTCAGAGCAAGTTCAACGATGAATGTGGTGATAGAAATCCCAGTTGATAGTCGGGAGAAGAGAAGTAAAACATATTTTGAAAATATCTCCTTTAAGCGTATCTATGATAATAAGCTTTTTTTAATAGAACAAAATGCTGACACGATACATACTCCAACGGTATCTTTTACAAAAGTTAACCCAACGAAGTACAAGGTGAAGGTGGAAAATATCAATGATAATTACTTGCTAGTGTTTTTGGAAAAATATAGTCCGAACTGGAATATCGTTAGCGCCTCATATTTGGGAAAACCACTACACTTTAGTGCCCATGGATACGCAAACGCTTGGTATATGCCCGGGAATAGCACTACACAGGAATTTACAATATTCTATACCACACAGAAATATTATTACTTTGGACTATTTGTAAGTTTGGCGACGGTTGTGATATGTGTGCTCATATTTCCTCTTTATAATTATGTTAAAAGATCTAAAAAAGTACATAAATAA